A single region of the Lactobacillus xylocopicola genome encodes:
- the cls gene encoding cardiolipin synthase, producing MIILHDIIRIIIITNTILAFYIVFHRRRSVSTTWAWLIILLVLPVIGLILYGFFGRGISQENIFAINKQHHIGLRNVQKSITKAPKKISTSDTSNQAKMVVHFFDHNGDSPLSKNNHVKLYTDGQPMFQDMMRDIKNAQQTVNIEFYTFYNDQIGNEFLDLLINKAKEGVNVRVLYDAWGSMGATKTWFNQLRKAGGQVLPFITSRNMITRYRINYHLHRKIVIVDGKTSWTGGFNIGDQYLSRKKKFGYWRDSQVRIVGSASLLLQERFVMDWNASVQKEEQIITFNQLLFPNLDENDIHPGDVATQIVSDGPDHYNANMRNGVMRLMAMAKKRVWIQTPYLIPDDAMFATMLTMAMSGVDLRIMIPCKPDHPFIYRATQWYANELSRYGVKIYIYNKGFIHAKTIVVDDNFSTVGSMNQDYRSYDLNFEDIAVFYDRDFTGEVARSFEADMKDSTLLTPQAIAQQSRWLKTLQSFSRMLSPIL from the coding sequence GTGATCATCCTTCACGACATCATCCGCATCATTATCATCACTAACACCATTTTAGCTTTCTACATTGTCTTTCACAGGCGCCGTTCTGTTTCAACGACCTGGGCTTGGTTAATCATTCTGCTAGTTCTGCCAGTAATTGGCCTGATTCTTTACGGCTTTTTTGGACGGGGAATCTCGCAAGAAAATATTTTTGCTATTAATAAGCAACACCACATTGGCTTGCGTAACGTCCAAAAATCAATTACCAAGGCCCCAAAAAAGATCAGCACCTCTGATACCTCCAATCAAGCTAAAATGGTCGTGCATTTTTTCGATCATAACGGTGATTCGCCCTTAAGCAAAAACAACCACGTCAAGCTCTACACCGATGGGCAGCCAATGTTTCAGGATATGATGCGTGACATTAAAAACGCCCAGCAAACGGTCAACATTGAATTTTATACTTTTTATAATGACCAGATTGGCAATGAATTCCTTGACCTGTTAATTAATAAGGCTAAGGAGGGGGTTAATGTCCGTGTACTTTATGATGCTTGGGGCTCGATGGGAGCCACCAAAACTTGGTTCAATCAGCTACGTAAGGCAGGCGGTCAAGTCTTACCCTTCATCACCTCACGTAATATGATCACTAGATACCGTATCAACTACCACCTCCACCGCAAAATTGTCATCGTTGATGGCAAAACCTCGTGGACCGGCGGCTTCAACATTGGGGACCAGTATCTGAGCCGAAAAAAGAAGTTTGGCTACTGGCGCGACAGTCAGGTTAGAATTGTTGGTTCGGCCTCACTGCTCTTGCAAGAGCGTTTTGTTATGGATTGGAATGCCTCGGTCCAGAAGGAAGAGCAGATTATCACCTTTAATCAGCTACTCTTTCCTAATCTTGACGAAAACGACATTCATCCTGGTGATGTCGCAACTCAAATTGTTTCTGACGGGCCGGACCATTATAATGCCAACATGCGCAACGGCGTCATGCGGTTGATGGCCATGGCCAAGAAGCGGGTCTGGATTCAAACCCCGTATTTGATTCCTGACGACGCCATGTTTGCTACAATGCTTACTATGGCCATGTCGGGGGTCGACCTTCGCATCATGATCCCATGTAAGCCTGACCATCCTTTCATTTATCGGGCAACACAGTGGTATGCCAATGAATTGTCACGTTATGGCGTCAAGATCTATATCTACAACAAGGGCTTCATCCATGCCAAAACCATTGTGGTGGACGATAACTTTTCAACAGTCGGTTCAATGAATCAGGATTACCGCTCTTATGATCTCAACTTCGAAGATATTGCTGTTTTCTATGACCGTGACTTTACTGGCGAGGTCGCCCGCTCTTTTGAAGCAGACATGAAGGATTCAACTTTGTTAACGCCGCAAGCAATTGCCCAGCAAAGTCGCTGGCTCAAGACGCTTCAGAGCTTCTCAAGAATGCTCTCACCAATTCTCTAA
- a CDS encoding ABC transporter substrate-binding protein/permease: protein MKSRYKWMSIFIALLVSLALGANFNQVYAKKDNGVLKVAMEANYQPYNWTQTNDANGALPIEGSHTYANGYDVMIAKIIGQKLHQKVVVVKTEWDGLLPALTSGKADLIIAGMSPTTEREKAINFSKPYRHGTFVVITKINSKYANAKTLNDFKGAKITAQQGTSHYAMINQLRGAKKQTAMRDFAAMRQSLISGTIDGYLAEDTEATSFKLVDPDIKAIPISKMPGFHVTKEESVTSIGIAKPNKDLLKKVNNALATIPEAERTKLMTNAIKVQPKTDNGKKGNQENWLVSMWKQYGGMLLSGIGMTLLLAFVGTIAGFFIGLVVGIIRTIPTPATLGKKWLLKVINWLLSIYIEVFRGTPMMVQAAVIYYGIAQFWHINIDRTAAALIIVSINTGAYLAEIIRGGILSTPEGQFEAASALGMTHNQRMWHIILPQAIKNCLPSITNEFIVNIKDTSVLSIISVSELFFVGTTVASQTFKFFPTYLTISAIYLILTFTITRIFNLIERRLAGNKNYNLMANQVQVGSTSKQGGNK from the coding sequence ATGAAGTCAAGATACAAGTGGATGTCGATCTTCATCGCATTACTAGTTAGTTTAGCCCTCGGGGCCAATTTTAATCAGGTATACGCCAAAAAGGACAATGGTGTCTTAAAAGTTGCAATGGAGGCTAACTATCAGCCCTACAACTGGACTCAGACCAATGATGCCAACGGCGCACTTCCGATTGAGGGTTCGCATACCTATGCCAATGGTTATGACGTCATGATCGCAAAAATTATTGGTCAAAAACTGCACCAAAAAGTGGTAGTAGTCAAAACTGAGTGGGATGGTCTCTTACCCGCTTTAACCAGTGGCAAGGCCGACCTGATTATTGCCGGCATGAGTCCAACTACTGAGCGTGAAAAGGCCATTAACTTTTCTAAACCATACCGCCACGGCACATTTGTCGTTATCACCAAAATTAACAGCAAATATGCTAACGCTAAGACCCTTAATGACTTTAAGGGCGCAAAAATAACGGCGCAACAGGGCACTTCGCACTATGCGATGATTAATCAGCTGCGCGGAGCCAAAAAACAAACTGCCATGCGTGACTTTGCGGCAATGCGGCAAAGCTTAATTTCGGGTACAATCGACGGCTACTTAGCAGAAGATACAGAAGCAACCTCTTTCAAGCTGGTTGATCCTGATATCAAAGCGATTCCAATCAGCAAAATGCCGGGCTTCCACGTAACCAAAGAAGAATCCGTTACTTCGATTGGAATTGCCAAGCCAAACAAGGACCTCTTAAAAAAGGTCAATAATGCCTTGGCAACTATTCCTGAAGCCGAACGTACTAAGCTCATGACCAATGCTATTAAAGTGCAGCCCAAAACTGACAATGGCAAAAAAGGCAACCAAGAGAACTGGCTAGTTTCAATGTGGAAGCAGTATGGCGGGATGCTACTAAGCGGGATTGGTATGACCCTGCTACTCGCCTTTGTTGGTACCATCGCGGGCTTTTTCATCGGTCTCGTTGTCGGCATTATTAGAACTATTCCAACTCCTGCAACCTTAGGAAAAAAATGGTTGCTGAAAGTTATCAATTGGTTACTTTCAATCTATATTGAAGTCTTCCGCGGTACCCCAATGATGGTCCAAGCAGCCGTAATCTACTACGGTATTGCCCAGTTCTGGCACATTAACATTGACCGGACGGCCGCTGCCCTAATCATTGTTTCCATTAACACTGGCGCATACTTAGCCGAAATAATTCGTGGCGGAATTTTGTCCACGCCTGAAGGTCAATTTGAAGCGGCTAGCGCCTTAGGTATGACCCACAATCAGCGGATGTGGCACATTATCCTCCCGCAGGCAATCAAAAACTGTCTGCCATCCATTACCAATGAGTTTATCGTCAACATTAAAGATACTTCTGTTTTGAGCATCATTTCCGTCTCTGAATTGTTCTTTGTCGGAACTACTGTGGCCAGCCAGACCTTCAAGTTCTTCCCAACTTACCTGACTATTTCCGCTATCTACTTAATCCTGACCTTTACCATCACGCGGATCTTCAATTTGATTGAACGGCGGCTCGCAGGCAACAAGAATTACAACTTAATGGCCAATCAAGTACAAGTGGGCTCGACTAGCAAACAAGGAGGAAACAAGTAA
- a CDS encoding amino acid ABC transporter ATP-binding protein has product MTETNEAILSLKQIQKSFGDHQVLRDISLDINKGEIATIIGPSGGGKSTTLRCINLLEEPTAGEVIFHGQNVLDPSYNRNIYRAKVGMVFQQFDLFENKNVLANCMVGQELVLKRSKEEAREVALKNLTKVGMEEYINARPNQLSGGQQQRVAIARAICMDPEILLFDEPTSALDPEMVGEVLSVMQNLATTGLTMIIVTHEMAFARDISDQIFFISGGIIAEQGNPDQLFNHPQNELTEKFLSNFQNS; this is encoded by the coding sequence ATGACTGAAACAAATGAAGCTATTTTAAGCTTAAAGCAGATTCAAAAGTCTTTTGGTGATCACCAGGTTCTGCGCGACATCTCCCTTGACATCAACAAAGGTGAGATTGCCACGATTATTGGACCGTCCGGTGGTGGTAAGTCAACCACCTTGCGCTGCATCAACTTACTGGAAGAGCCAACCGCTGGTGAAGTTATCTTTCACGGCCAAAACGTCTTGGATCCGAGCTACAACCGCAACATCTACCGGGCCAAGGTCGGCATGGTCTTCCAGCAGTTCGACCTATTCGAAAACAAGAACGTTCTCGCCAACTGCATGGTCGGCCAGGAACTGGTCTTGAAGCGGTCTAAGGAAGAAGCCCGCGAAGTTGCCCTCAAAAACCTGACCAAAGTCGGTATGGAAGAATACATCAATGCGCGGCCAAATCAACTTTCAGGCGGTCAGCAGCAGCGGGTAGCGATTGCCCGGGCCATCTGCATGGATCCGGAGATCCTGCTCTTCGACGAGCCCACCAGTGCCCTTGACCCCGAGATGGTGGGTGAAGTCCTGAGTGTTATGCAAAACCTGGCGACAACCGGCTTAACCATGATTATCGTCACCCATGAGATGGCCTTTGCCCGCGACATTTCTGACCAAATTTTCTTCATTAGCGGCGGCATCATTGCCGAACAGGGAAATCCTGACCAGCTCTTCAACCACCCGCAAAATGAACTGACCGAAAAATTTCTTAGCAATTTCCAAAACAGTTAA
- a CDS encoding ribonuclease H family protein produces MKFYAVRKGRKPGVYRTWAAAKEQVEGFSGAEYKSFTKVTDATEYLNWNQRKINQVFQKDEEALERAIAKIQQTSRTVNQVSQDQAGRREPAAKKSKPGGYFATTYTDGGTRNTGNYKGGHVRTTDKAAWAYLIEWQDHGQQQTVHDANGELGATNNKMELTALIEALKKLLELGFNQKPLLFVLDSQYVLNPITKGWLKGWKKRGWKKSTPGEIANLECWQKLDQLLEQFSQSHFEWTKGHANNRGNEYVDHALNEVMDQM; encoded by the coding sequence ATGAAATTTTATGCAGTTAGAAAGGGCCGTAAACCAGGTGTTTATCGCACTTGGGCAGCGGCCAAAGAGCAAGTTGAGGGTTTTTCTGGAGCAGAGTATAAGTCATTTACCAAGGTAACCGATGCTACTGAATACCTGAATTGGAATCAGCGAAAAATCAACCAAGTTTTTCAAAAAGATGAAGAAGCATTAGAGCGAGCAATTGCCAAAATCCAGCAAACGAGCCGTACAGTTAACCAAGTTAGTCAAGATCAGGCAGGGCGCCGCGAACCAGCTGCTAAAAAAAGCAAGCCAGGTGGTTATTTTGCTACGACTTATACCGATGGCGGCACCCGTAACACGGGGAATTACAAGGGCGGGCACGTCCGCACCACGGATAAAGCGGCCTGGGCCTACCTGATCGAATGGCAGGATCACGGGCAGCAGCAGACAGTCCATGATGCCAATGGTGAATTGGGTGCAACTAACAATAAGATGGAGTTGACTGCCCTAATTGAAGCACTAAAAAAATTACTGGAATTGGGTTTTAACCAAAAACCCTTACTGTTTGTGCTTGACTCGCAGTATGTGCTAAATCCGATTACCAAGGGTTGGCTTAAGGGTTGGAAAAAACGGGGTTGGAAAAAAAGCACCCCAGGCGAAATTGCAAACCTGGAGTGCTGGCAAAAATTAGATCAACTACTTGAGCAATTTTCACAAAGTCACTTTGAGTGGACCAAGGGTCATGCCAATAATCGTGGTAACGAGTATGTTGACCATGCCCTGAATGAGGTTATGGATCAGATGTGA
- the asnA gene encoding aspartate--ammonia ligase, producing the protein MTLILPEDYQPTLTIRDTEAAIVFIREQFQAILAEKLNLQRMSAPLFVEHHTGLNDNLNGIERPVAFDAKDIREDDLEIVHSLAKWKRLALKKYGFGIHEGLYTNMNAIRRDEELDNFHSLYVDQWDWEKVITKEERTTVTLKNTVEQIYAAIKQIEKECAERYPASTYRLPDEVHFVSTQELEDRWPALSPEERENKIAQEEKAVFIMKIGDKLRRSGQPHDGRAPDYDDWQLNGDLLFWYEPLQQKMEISSMGIRVSPESLHDQLKKANCLDREQLTFHHMLLAGKLPYSIGGGIGQSRLCMLLLGKAHIGEVQASVWSAEMIKQCQDNHMQIL; encoded by the coding sequence ATGACTTTAATTTTACCGGAAGACTACCAACCAACCCTGACCATTCGGGATACGGAGGCCGCAATTGTCTTTATTCGCGAACAGTTCCAGGCCATTCTAGCTGAAAAGCTTAATCTACAACGGATGTCTGCACCACTGTTTGTTGAGCATCACACTGGCTTAAACGATAACTTAAACGGAATTGAGCGCCCGGTTGCCTTTGATGCTAAAGATATTAGGGAAGACGATCTAGAAATTGTTCATTCGCTCGCCAAGTGGAAAAGACTGGCCTTAAAAAAGTATGGTTTTGGGATTCATGAAGGGCTTTATACTAATATGAATGCCATTCGACGCGACGAGGAACTAGATAACTTCCATTCGCTTTACGTCGACCAATGGGATTGGGAAAAGGTGATCACCAAAGAAGAACGTACCACCGTGACTTTAAAGAATACGGTTGAGCAAATTTATGCTGCAATCAAGCAGATTGAAAAAGAATGTGCCGAACGCTATCCAGCCTCCACTTATCGCTTGCCGGATGAAGTCCATTTTGTCAGTACACAAGAGTTGGAAGATCGGTGGCCCGCCTTGTCTCCTGAAGAGCGTGAAAATAAGATTGCCCAAGAAGAAAAAGCGGTCTTTATTATGAAAATTGGTGATAAACTGCGCCGAAGCGGCCAACCCCACGATGGTCGCGCACCCGACTATGACGACTGGCAACTAAACGGTGACCTGTTATTTTGGTATGAACCGCTCCAGCAAAAAATGGAAATATCATCGATGGGTATTCGGGTCAGCCCGGAAAGTCTGCATGACCAACTTAAAAAGGCGAATTGCCTGGACCGCGAACAATTGACTTTCCACCACATGCTTCTAGCCGGAAAACTTCCGTATTCAATTGGCGGTGGCATCGGTCAGTCCCGGCTCTGCATGCTACTTTTGGGCAAGGCCCATATCGGCGAAGTCCAAGCCAGTGTCTGGTCAGCAGAAATGATTAAGCAGTGCCAGGACAATCATATGCAAATTTTATAA
- a CDS encoding DNA-3-methyladenine glycosylase, producing MDYSTFFTNRSTTEITADIIGRPLTYTAGSQTMGGYIVEAEAYLGKEDRAAHSYGGHRSLANEGLYRSGGTIYLYAQRQYFFFNVATQAGNEPQGILIRAIEPVWGIEQMLVNRHGKGGVLLTNGPAKMMQAFGIHDLSWNLHSLQASPFTIELDSSHQRPARQIVRSPRIGVNQSEREWADKPLRFYVAGNPYVSRMKKRNWRTDHGWQ from the coding sequence ATGGATTATTCAACCTTTTTTACCAACCGATCAACTACTGAAATTACAGCTGACATCATTGGACGGCCCTTGACCTATACTGCCGGTAGCCAGACAATGGGCGGTTACATTGTCGAAGCTGAAGCCTATTTAGGTAAAGAAGACCGCGCGGCCCACTCTTATGGCGGCCACCGTAGTCTTGCCAATGAGGGCCTGTACCGCAGTGGTGGCACTATCTATCTCTATGCCCAAAGACAGTACTTCTTCTTTAACGTGGCTACCCAGGCCGGTAATGAACCACAGGGCATCCTAATTCGGGCCATTGAACCCGTTTGGGGCATTGAGCAAATGCTAGTAAATCGCCATGGCAAGGGCGGGGTGTTGCTAACCAACGGACCAGCTAAAATGATGCAGGCTTTCGGTATCCACGATCTAAGCTGGAACCTTCATTCCCTACAAGCTTCACCCTTTACCATCGAACTTGACAGTTCACACCAGCGGCCGGCCCGCCAAATTGTCCGTAGCCCGCGTATCGGGGTCAACCAGTCCGAGCGTGAATGGGCTGACAAACCGCTCCGTTTTTACGTGGCTGGTAATCCCTATGTTTCCCGCATGAAGAAACGGAACTGGCGCACTGACCATGGCTGGCAATAA
- a CDS encoding nitroreductase family protein: MRNNDFNDVVQNRHSVRNFDRTVKIPRFEFKQMIEETITAPSACNLQAWHFEIADTAASLARVKKYMMKFNYPQVDSCAAIVQLFGYSDAYKAYRKMWTKTYEEGHITKEKLDEVLSTFLPLYENGSRQMRAMDAIIDSSLAAMQFMLVARNHGYDTNPIAGYDANQVPATFGLDPELYVPVMAIAIGKSTKQMNDAVKTVRYPVEQNYHFAD, translated from the coding sequence ATGCGTAATAATGACTTTAATGATGTTGTTCAAAACCGTCATTCTGTCCGAAATTTTGACCGGACAGTTAAAATTCCACGGTTTGAGTTTAAACAGATGATTGAAGAGACAATTACTGCTCCCTCGGCCTGTAATTTGCAGGCTTGGCACTTTGAAATTGCAGATACAGCAGCCAGTTTAGCTAGGGTAAAAAAATACATGATGAAATTCAATTATCCGCAAGTGGATTCCTGTGCAGCTATTGTACAGCTTTTTGGTTATAGTGATGCTTATAAGGCTTACCGCAAAATGTGGACCAAAACTTATGAAGAGGGACATATCACTAAAGAAAAACTGGACGAAGTATTGAGTACTTTTTTGCCGCTCTATGAGAATGGGTCAAGACAAATGCGAGCAATGGATGCCATTATTGATAGTTCGTTGGCGGCAATGCAGTTTATGTTAGTAGCACGTAATCATGGTTATGATACTAACCCAATTGCTGGTTATGATGCTAATCAAGTTCCTGCCACTTTCGGCCTTGATCCAGAGCTCTATGTTCCGGTTATGGCAATTGCAATTGGCAAAAGCACAAAACAGATGAATGATGCAGTTAAGACAGTTCGTTATCCAGTTGAGCAAAATTATCATTTCGCAGATTAA
- a CDS encoding DUF1002 domain-containing protein, with protein MKRNKVILVLLAVLFSATALTLSGQTSKADDLPIVCLGTSLTAGQKSGTVQTLAASLNGDSYQTTTITGADLVKYLNPSGANFTTTSGVWSSAMIQKTAAGSGINVQILNYQSHNNITTITANQYKNAALTAGITDANIYVTSAVPIDGSGALASVYAAYGKTGEHLNQDQVNAAQDEMGALSKITKENQDKDGYSDAQLNNAVAGAKQDMGKIGNNISNSQIQTIVNNQININHLGDVITTNQKQEIVNFMIEIRDSGALKDHRFKDQAATLSKNIEKNAKDIFAKINTTENRNWFQQAWHNITDFFSHLFGGSAVIRIG; from the coding sequence ATGAAAAGAAACAAAGTTATTCTAGTGCTGCTTGCCGTCCTCTTTTCGGCAACCGCGCTCACCTTATCCGGGCAGACCAGCAAGGCAGACGACCTGCCCATTGTTTGCCTGGGCACATCACTAACAGCAGGACAAAAAAGTGGCACCGTGCAGACGCTAGCCGCATCCCTGAACGGCGATAGTTACCAGACTACTACTATCACTGGTGCTGATCTAGTCAAATATCTCAACCCTTCGGGCGCCAACTTTACCACCACTTCTGGTGTTTGGTCCAGTGCCATGATTCAAAAAACCGCTGCTGGCAGCGGAATCAATGTTCAAATTTTAAATTACCAGAGCCACAACAACATTACCACCATCACTGCCAACCAATACAAAAATGCTGCCTTAACTGCCGGCATTACTGATGCCAATATCTACGTGACCAGTGCCGTTCCGATTGATGGTTCTGGTGCTCTGGCCAGCGTTTATGCAGCATACGGTAAAACGGGCGAACACTTAAATCAAGACCAGGTTAATGCTGCTCAAGATGAAATGGGTGCTTTGAGCAAAATCACCAAGGAAAACCAGGACAAAGATGGCTATAGTGACGCCCAATTGAATAACGCAGTGGCTGGTGCCAAGCAAGACATGGGTAAAATTGGCAACAATATTTCCAATAGTCAAATCCAAACCATTGTGAATAACCAAATCAACATCAACCACCTCGGTGACGTGATTACCACTAACCAAAAACAAGAAATCGTTAACTTTATGATTGAAATCCGTGACTCCGGTGCTTTGAAAGACCACCGCTTTAAGGACCAAGCCGCCACGCTTTCTAAAAATATCGAAAAGAACGCCAAGGATATTTTTGCTAAAATCAATACTACGGAAAACCGTAACTGGTTCCAGCAAGCTTGGCACAATATTACCGACTTTTTCAGTCACCTCTTTGGTGGATCTGCAGTCATTCGCATCGGTTGA
- a CDS encoding TerC family protein, translating to MSIIKMYAPFFDSSNWLHVLTSGQDWLVILTLILMECLLSVDNAVVLAAQTKALPDQRQQEKSLFYGLWGAYIFRFVVIGLGTYLINFWEIKLAGSLYLFYLALKFYYDQRHPQKASQPAAGKSIKKNAGHGLSLFWRTVISIEAMDIVFSIDSVLAALAVSNNPVIVLIGGMIGILCMRGVAEAIIKLMDLIPELQPMAYLLIGIIATKLLVSLPPLPFELPNTIFALIVFGVLLLTIVFHFWRVKQHGRK from the coding sequence ATGTCAATTATCAAAATGTATGCCCCCTTCTTTGATAGCAGTAACTGGCTCCACGTCCTAACGAGCGGTCAGGACTGGCTGGTTATTCTTACCCTTATCTTGATGGAATGCCTCCTGTCAGTTGATAATGCGGTTGTGCTGGCCGCTCAAACCAAGGCATTGCCAGATCAACGTCAACAAGAGAAGTCCTTATTTTATGGGCTTTGGGGTGCATATATTTTTCGTTTTGTGGTGATTGGGCTTGGCACTTACCTAATTAACTTTTGGGAGATTAAACTCGCTGGTAGTCTATACCTCTTCTACCTCGCACTTAAGTTCTACTATGACCAGCGCCACCCCCAAAAAGCCAGTCAGCCAGCTGCCGGCAAGTCAATCAAAAAGAATGCCGGCCATGGCCTTTCGCTCTTCTGGCGCACAGTCATCTCCATTGAAGCCATGGATATTGTTTTCTCAATTGACTCGGTATTGGCAGCACTCGCCGTTTCAAACAATCCGGTCATTGTGTTGATCGGTGGTATGATCGGCATTTTGTGCATGCGGGGTGTTGCTGAAGCAATTATTAAATTGATGGACCTGATCCCTGAACTACAGCCAATGGCCTACCTCCTGATTGGCATCATCGCTACCAAGTTACTAGTTTCACTGCCACCTCTTCCCTTTGAGTTACCTAACACTATCTTTGCTTTAATTGTCTTTGGCGTGTTGCTGCTCACCATCGTCTTTCACTTCTGGCGAGTTAAGCAACACGGACGTAAGTAA
- a CDS encoding NAD-dependent protein deacylase produces the protein MINSSQINELATDIKQAQHITFLTGAGVSTHSGIPDYRSKNGIYGGVAESPETILSEETLYQRPEFFYRFVMDNMYFPTAQPNIIHQKIAAICHDKGDLITQNVDSLDQKAGNQHLTEFHGSLYNIYCTKCHNPVSYEAYAQSYRHEACGGIIRPGIVLYGEAINGDNLAKAVNAMQHSDLVIISGTSFVVYPFAQLLSYRQSGAKVWAINKTAIPAPGISAIIGDALDVFQQL, from the coding sequence ATGATTAATTCTTCCCAAATCAATGAACTAGCAACTGATATTAAGCAAGCCCAGCACATTACTTTTTTGACTGGTGCAGGTGTATCTACTCACTCGGGCATCCCCGATTACCGTTCCAAAAATGGTATCTATGGTGGCGTTGCAGAGAGTCCGGAAACCATCCTGAGTGAAGAAACGCTCTATCAGCGACCGGAATTTTTCTACCGGTTTGTCATGGATAACATGTATTTCCCCACCGCCCAACCTAATATTATCCATCAAAAAATCGCGGCAATTTGCCATGATAAAGGTGACCTTATTACCCAGAATGTTGATAGCCTGGATCAGAAAGCAGGCAATCAGCACCTGACTGAATTCCATGGCAGCCTCTACAATATTTATTGTACTAAGTGTCACAACCCGGTCAGCTACGAAGCCTACGCCCAGTCTTACCGGCATGAAGCGTGCGGTGGTATTATTCGACCTGGAATTGTTCTATACGGCGAAGCTATCAACGGCGATAACCTGGCTAAGGCTGTTAATGCCATGCAACATTCCGATTTAGTCATTATTTCTGGTACTAGTTTTGTTGTTTACCCTTTCGCTCAGCTCCTCTCCTACCGGCAAAGCGGCGCCAAAGTCTGGGCCATCAACAAGACCGCGATCCCTGCTCCTGGTATCTCCGCCATTATCGGTGATGCCCTGGATGTTTTTCAGCAGCTTTAA
- a CDS encoding alpha/beta hydrolase, with the protein MFFNTKKYKEEAEKNRKHNLSKEPSQFNMLFLAALATFVPLRAFLRFHPKKTVTDQATIEDKHGDFAQVPIIYFHGFRGGDYTTNAMVKQALKDKGSTQFLKVTADLLGNFKLEGTWTGDPNPIVQVIFRQRLVNVYTIDYYLSFVLPFLANRYHFKNYAAVAHSLACPCIVRTEMRTARKANFPRLTKCAFVAGPFNGTTYMGDIPNVNGFNQNGRPTVVYPHYFYLLLYRKRFNPNIAILNIYGNVLDNTNSDKFISVTSAKSIRYILAPNANSYHEVEIRGQKYAEHSWMHDNPFVINIIDEFIGLSK; encoded by the coding sequence ATGTTCTTCAATACCAAAAAATATAAGGAAGAAGCGGAAAAAAACCGCAAACACAATTTATCAAAAGAACCCAGCCAGTTCAATATGCTCTTTTTAGCTGCGTTAGCTACCTTTGTTCCGCTGCGGGCTTTTCTCCGTTTCCATCCTAAGAAGACAGTCACCGACCAGGCTACCATCGAGGACAAGCACGGCGACTTCGCCCAGGTCCCCATTATCTACTTCCACGGCTTCCGCGGCGGTGATTATACTACCAATGCAATGGTCAAACAGGCGCTAAAAGATAAGGGATCTACCCAGTTTCTTAAAGTAACTGCCGACTTGCTCGGCAACTTCAAGCTTGAGGGTACCTGGACCGGTGATCCTAATCCAATTGTTCAGGTCATCTTTCGCCAGCGCCTAGTCAACGTTTACACGATTGACTATTACTTAAGTTTTGTTTTACCCTTTTTGGCTAACCGGTATCACTTCAAAAACTACGCTGCAGTTGCCCATTCGCTGGCTTGCCCCTGCATTGTCCGCACGGAAATGCGCACCGCTCGCAAAGCAAACTTCCCGCGACTAACCAAGTGTGCTTTCGTTGCTGGACCCTTCAATGGCACAACTTACATGGGAGATATCCCCAACGTCAATGGCTTCAACCAAAACGGCCGTCCGACTGTAGTCTACCCGCACTACTTTTACTTGTTGCTTTACCGCAAGCGTTTCAACCCCAATATTGCCATTCTCAACATTTATGGCAATGTTTTGGATAACACTAATAGTGACAAGTTCATCTCTGTTACTTCCGCCAAAAGCATTCGCTATATTCTAGCACCTAATGCTAATTCCTACCATGAAGTAGAAATTCGGGGGCAAAAGTATGCTGAGCACAGCTGGATGCATGACAACCCATTTGTGATTAACATTATTGACGAGTTCATCGGATTATCAAAATAA